A stretch of the bacterium genome encodes the following:
- the rlmB gene encoding 23S rRNA (guanosine(2251)-2'-O)-methyltransferase RlmB produces MREKNSVRKIHGRRAVLEALRSKDAKIEKVFLAKGTHGTVLQELQNQAESRDIPVEWLERRRLDRLAGPVVNQGVLAVIKTHVYAELSAVMDKALSAGPASLLIITDEIEDPRNLGAIIRSAECAGAQGLLMTIQRSTDVTSVTEKAAGGALAHLPVAKVGNLANTIKQLKNEGFWVIGLAGDAPESIWQADLKRPVALVIGNEGKGLRRLTRELCDMLIKIPMQGNVGSLNASVAAGVALFEIQRQRQN; encoded by the coding sequence ATGCGTGAAAAAAATAGTGTGAGGAAAATTCATGGACGCCGGGCGGTCTTGGAAGCACTGCGTTCAAAAGATGCAAAAATTGAGAAGGTTTTTTTGGCCAAAGGGACACACGGAACGGTTTTGCAGGAACTCCAGAACCAGGCCGAGAGTCGTGATATTCCAGTCGAGTGGCTGGAACGCCGCCGTTTGGACAGACTGGCCGGGCCGGTGGTGAATCAGGGTGTGCTGGCTGTCATCAAGACCCATGTTTATGCTGAGCTATCTGCGGTGATGGATAAGGCGCTGTCAGCCGGTCCGGCATCCCTTTTGATAATTACCGACGAAATTGAGGACCCCAGGAATTTGGGTGCTATTATCCGTTCGGCGGAGTGCGCAGGCGCCCAAGGTCTGCTCATGACCATTCAGCGCAGCACGGATGTGACGTCTGTTACCGAAAAAGCCGCCGGCGGCGCATTGGCCCACCTCCCGGTTGCCAAGGTCGGCAATTTGGCAAATACCATCAAGCAATTGAAAAATGAGGGATTCTGGGTTATCGGGCTGGCTGGTGACGCACCAGAAAGTATCTGGCAGGCGGATTTGAAAAGACCGGTTGCGCTGGTTATTGGCAACGAAGGCAAAGGCCTGCGGCGTCTGACCCGGGAGCTGTGCGATATGCTGATCAAAATCCCCATGCAAGGCAATGTCGGGTCTCTCAATGCCTCGGTAGCAGCCGGAGTCGCCTTGTTTGAAATCCAGCGTCAGCGGCAAAATTAA
- the cysS gene encoding cysteine--tRNA ligase: MALNIYNTTTRTKGLFEPHEPGKVGLYACGPTVYDYFHVGNARAFVVFDTLRRVLVRRGFEVNYVQNITDIDDKIINRANAEGVTVQVVAEKYTAAFFEDMAALGCLPCQLTPKATEHIPEIIALISRMLEKEHAYVSGRDVFFAVRKFGNYGCLSGKKIDELEKGARVEVNEQKRDPLDFTLWKGAKPGEPAWESPWGEGRPGWHIECSAMSMKYLGESFDIHGGGADLIFPHHENENAQSECVTGKSLAKYWMHNGYLKIDGEKMSKSLGNFWVTRDVLKVIPYQVLRLFLLSAHYRSPLDFNPENVEAAGVGYHEFKRTLERLAAITGTVMQDDYLADEKADVLNNERCRILEKFEFFLDDDLNTAGAIGQLFSLANKIRQVIAGRPKKTFVFLEIVKRIETDLKGMAGVLGIVPDIVPVPEEILEMITSRNQARADKNWALSDQLRDQITGCGYSLEDTPFGSLALTENKVALEKLFNKQ; encoded by the coding sequence ATGGCGCTAAATATTTATAACACAACTACACGAACCAAAGGACTCTTCGAACCGCACGAACCGGGAAAAGTGGGACTCTATGCCTGCGGTCCCACCGTGTATGATTATTTTCATGTGGGAAATGCCCGGGCTTTTGTGGTTTTTGATACGCTGCGCCGGGTACTGGTTCGGCGCGGATTTGAGGTAAACTATGTGCAAAACATTACCGATATCGACGATAAAATCATCAACCGGGCAAATGCAGAGGGGGTAACGGTACAAGTGGTTGCCGAAAAATACACGGCCGCTTTTTTTGAGGATATGGCCGCCCTGGGATGCCTCCCCTGCCAACTCACCCCCAAAGCTACGGAACATATACCGGAAATCATTGCTCTGATATCCCGTATGCTCGAAAAAGAGCATGCGTATGTCTCGGGCCGGGATGTTTTTTTTGCAGTCAGAAAATTCGGCAATTACGGATGCTTGTCCGGGAAAAAAATTGATGAATTGGAAAAAGGGGCGCGTGTAGAAGTCAATGAACAAAAACGTGATCCGCTTGATTTTACTCTCTGGAAAGGTGCCAAACCGGGAGAACCGGCTTGGGAATCACCCTGGGGGGAGGGGCGTCCGGGGTGGCATATTGAATGCTCGGCAATGTCAATGAAATACCTGGGGGAGAGTTTTGATATTCATGGCGGCGGTGCGGATCTGATTTTCCCCCATCATGAAAACGAGAATGCTCAGAGTGAGTGTGTCACCGGAAAATCGCTGGCAAAATACTGGATGCATAATGGTTATTTGAAAATTGATGGTGAAAAAATGTCGAAATCGCTGGGTAATTTTTGGGTGACCCGGGATGTTCTGAAAGTAATTCCTTACCAGGTTTTACGTTTGTTCTTGCTTTCCGCGCATTATCGCAGTCCTTTGGACTTTAATCCTGAAAATGTTGAGGCAGCAGGCGTGGGATATCATGAGTTTAAACGGACGCTGGAAAGATTGGCAGCCATTACCGGCACGGTTATGCAGGATGATTATCTGGCTGATGAAAAAGCGGATGTGTTGAATAATGAGCGTTGCCGGATTTTGGAAAAATTTGAATTTTTCTTAGATGATGATTTAAATACAGCCGGTGCGATTGGCCAGCTCTTCAGTCTGGCCAACAAAATCCGGCAGGTGATTGCCGGGCGGCCGAAAAAAACGTTTGTCTTTTTAGAAATCGTTAAGCGGATTGAAACAGATCTTAAAGGCATGGCGGGTGTATTGGGCATTGTGCCGGATATTGTACCGGTGCCGGAGGAAATTTTAGAAATGATCACCTCGCGCAATCAGGCGCGCGCGGATAAAAATTGGGCGCTATCCGACCAATTGCGTGATCAGATCACCGGGTGCGGCTATTCCCTGGAAGACACACCTTTTGGCAGCCTGGCATTGACCGAGAACAAGGTAGCATTGGAAAAATTGTTCAATAAACAGTGA
- a CDS encoding DUF2378 family protein produces MATCKAVAFDPLKSACENDPGKAVYFLALLSETNRDIYEKSLPVTRVPIVEMSEILEAFAKVFYPGEPYPMRHLGAVSAKEILTGVYKIFARITTPAFIISRAPMIWKTYYDEGNVVMENVNAKSGTLTINNFPDLTVTLREFIAGYCVGALEIAGVKNIVIVKNESDPNQWKYDFRWD; encoded by the coding sequence ATGGCAACTTGCAAAGCAGTGGCATTTGATCCTTTGAAATCCGCGTGTGAAAATGACCCGGGAAAAGCGGTATATTTTTTGGCACTGCTTTCCGAAACAAACAGAGATATTTATGAAAAGTCTCTTCCAGTGACCAGAGTGCCGATTGTGGAGATGAGTGAGATTCTGGAAGCGTTTGCCAAAGTCTTTTACCCTGGAGAGCCGTATCCTATGCGTCATTTGGGTGCGGTTTCAGCCAAAGAGATATTGACCGGGGTTTATAAAATTTTTGCCCGTATCACCACCCCGGCGTTTATTATTTCCCGCGCACCCATGATATGGAAAACATATTATGATGAAGGCAACGTGGTCATGGAAAATGTCAACGCCAAAAGCGGTACACTCACGATTAACAATTTTCCGGATTTGACAGTGACCTTGCGGGAATTTATAGCTGGCTATTGCGTCGGCGCCCTGGAAATCGCCGGCGTAAAAAATATCGTTATTGTAAAAAACGAATCCGATCCCAATCAGTGGAAGTATGATTTTCGCTGGGACTAG
- the rplQ gene encoding 50S ribosomal protein L17, which produces MRHRKSGRRLGVPMHRRKAMMKQLVEALFLHGRIKTTLARAKETRSLAEKFVTLAKKGTLHHRRQAMAFISRKDVVNRLFDTIAEWYKERKGGYTRIIKIGPRKGDAASVAYLEMVDWISGDKLLGQLTKLEKSVTGEDESKGEKEKEKEKKEKKEKTKKKKDEKKTKTVTKKKVKKVVKSPEKEKKISERKVEKEKTKKERATEREKVKKEKTEKKPKTEKTAKKVVKKVKKVVKKTKKKAVKKKSD; this is translated from the coding sequence ATGAGACACAGAAAAAGCGGCAGAAGACTGGGTGTTCCAATGCATCGCCGTAAGGCAATGATGAAGCAGCTTGTGGAGGCGTTGTTCCTGCATGGTCGTATTAAAACTACGCTGGCAAGAGCTAAGGAAACGCGTTCCCTGGCCGAAAAATTTGTAACCCTTGCAAAAAAAGGAACATTGCATCATCGGCGTCAAGCCATGGCATTTATTTCACGTAAAGATGTTGTCAATCGTCTTTTTGATACGATCGCAGAGTGGTATAAGGAACGCAAAGGCGGTTATACCCGTATTATTAAAATTGGACCCCGTAAGGGAGATGCTGCCTCAGTCGCTTATCTGGAAATGGTTGACTGGATTTCGGGGGATAAACTGCTTGGCCAATTGACCAAACTGGAAAAATCCGTGACCGGTGAGGATGAGAGCAAGGGCGAGAAAGAAAAGGAAAAAGAAAAGAAAGAAAAGAAAGAAAAAACTAAAAAGAAAAAAGATGAAAAGAAAACCAAGACTGTAACGAAAAAGAAAGTAAAAAAAGTCGTCAAATCGCCGGAAAAGGAAAAGAAAATTTCTGAGCGTAAGGTTGAAAAAGAAAAGACGAAAAAAGAACGTGCGACTGAGCGCGAAAAAGTAAAAAAAGAAAAAACAGAAAAAAAGCCTAAAACCGAGAAGACTGCCAAAAAGGTAGTCAAAAAGGTAAAAAAAGTTGTTAAAAAAACAAAGAAAAAAGCGGTTAAAAAAAAGTCAGACTAA
- a CDS encoding DNA-directed RNA polymerase subunit alpha, producing the protein MMKLKSLVKPERLDCDRETLTGKYGKFIAEPFERGFAITIGNSMRRILQSSIQAAAVTAIRITGAEHEYSAIAGVVEDTTDIVLNMKQLKLKLHEDGPKLIRINVTGEREVTAADIQTDDTVEIVNSELHIATLNDRDAKLEMEIEVNSGRGYVDAARNRRDDHPLGTIPVDSIFTPVTKVKIDSENTRVGQMTDYDKLLIEIWTDGRMRPEDALAHAAKILKDHMPIFINFEEEPIEEVEEVDEEKEKMKELLNRSVEEMELSVRSSNCLKTANIKMIGELVTKTESEMLRYRNFGRKSLNEIKEILTEMGLGLGLDLAYLDTDEVSVKKN; encoded by the coding sequence ATGATGAAATTAAAAAGTTTAGTGAAACCTGAAAGACTGGATTGTGACCGGGAAACCCTTACCGGTAAATATGGGAAATTTATCGCTGAACCGTTTGAGCGGGGGTTTGCCATTACCATCGGTAATTCGATGCGCAGAATTTTGCAGTCTTCCATCCAAGCGGCGGCAGTGACTGCCATCCGCATCACAGGGGCTGAACATGAGTATTCAGCGATTGCCGGTGTAGTGGAAGATACAACCGATATTGTTTTGAATATGAAGCAGTTGAAACTCAAATTGCATGAAGACGGGCCTAAGCTTATCCGGATTAATGTGACTGGAGAGCGCGAAGTGACGGCAGCTGATATTCAAACGGATGATACGGTTGAGATCGTCAACTCTGAACTGCATATTGCAACGCTCAATGACCGTGATGCTAAATTGGAAATGGAAATTGAAGTGAATTCAGGCCGCGGGTATGTCGATGCTGCGCGAAACCGGAGGGATGACCATCCTTTGGGGACCATTCCGGTGGATTCGATTTTTACGCCGGTCACCAAAGTGAAAATTGACAGCGAAAATACCCGGGTGGGACAGATGACTGATTATGACAAATTGCTCATAGAGATATGGACGGATGGACGTATGCGCCCGGAAGATGCATTGGCCCATGCGGCAAAAATTTTGAAGGATCATATGCCGATTTTCATCAACTTTGAAGAAGAACCCATTGAGGAAGTTGAAGAGGTGGATGAAGAGAAAGAAAAGATGAAGGAATTGTTGAACCGGAGTGTTGAAGAAATGGAACTCTCCGTTCGTTCCAGCAATTGCCTGAAAACCGCCAATATCAAAATGATCGGTGAATTGGTCACCAAGACCGAGAGCGAGATGTTACGCTATCGTAATTTTGGGCGTAAATCCTTAAATGAAATTAAGGAGATTTTAACCGAGATGGGACTTGGGTTGGGTCTGGATCTCGCATATTTGGATACCGATGAAGTGAGTGTGAAAAAAAATTAA
- the rpsD gene encoding 30S ribosomal protein S4: protein MARYVGSECRQCRREGMKLFLKGSKCSTDKCAFERRNYAPGQHKDTRSKLSDYGKQLREKQKLRRIYGLLERQFRRYYVWASSKQGVTGEIMLQYLERRLDNVVYRMGYAVNRLEARQLVNHGHLKVNGRKVDIASYLVKIGDKIEVKEKSRELKVVKQAVESIARRGGVPEWLEVNPETMSGVFKMIPSKEAMAIPVEEQLIVELYSK, encoded by the coding sequence ATGGCCAGATATGTTGGCTCAGAATGCAGACAATGCCGGCGCGAGGGCATGAAACTTTTTCTGAAAGGCAGCAAATGCTCGACGGACAAGTGCGCTTTTGAACGCCGTAATTATGCTCCCGGGCAGCACAAGGATACCCGGTCGAAGCTTTCCGATTACGGTAAGCAGCTCCGGGAAAAACAAAAACTCCGTCGTATTTACGGATTGTTGGAACGTCAATTCCGCCGGTACTATGTATGGGCCAGTTCCAAACAAGGCGTGACCGGTGAAATTATGTTGCAGTATTTGGAAAGACGATTGGATAATGTTGTTTATCGCATGGGTTATGCGGTTAATCGTCTTGAAGCACGCCAGTTGGTCAATCATGGTCATCTCAAGGTTAATGGCCGCAAGGTTGACATTGCATCCTATTTAGTGAAAATAGGAGATAAAATTGAAGTGAAGGAAAAAAGCAGGGAATTGAAGGTTGTCAAGCAGGCTGTTGAGAGCATTGCCCGGCGCGGCGGCGTGCCGGAATGGCTTGAAGTCAATCCGGAAACCATGTCAGGTGTTTTTAAAATGATTCCAAGCAAGGAAGCCATGGCTATTCCGGTTGAGGAACAGCTGATCGTCGAATTGTACTCAAAATAA
- the rpsK gene encoding 30S ribosomal protein S11 — MVKKGSSRSKKKLKKVPHEGMAHIQSTFNNTIVSITDKTGAVVSWSSAGQVGFKGSRKSTPFAAQMAAEAAGRRALEAGMKEVAVYVKGPGAGREAAIRSLQAIGLDITVIKDVTPIPHNGCRAPKRRRV, encoded by the coding sequence GTGGTTAAAAAAGGTTCGAGCCGTAGTAAGAAAAAATTAAAGAAAGTTCCCCATGAGGGTATGGCACATATCCAGTCGACATTCAACAACACCATTGTATCCATCACCGACAAGACCGGTGCGGTTGTTTCCTGGTCTTCCGCCGGTCAGGTAGGATTCAAAGGGTCGAGGAAAAGTACGCCTTTTGCCGCGCAGATGGCTGCCGAGGCGGCAGGTCGACGGGCACTCGAAGCGGGGATGAAGGAAGTCGCAGTTTATGTAAAAGGTCCGGGTGCCGGTCGTGAAGCCGCGATCAGGAGCTTACAGGCAATCGGTTTGGATATTACGGTTATCAAAGATGTAACCCCGATTCCTCACAATGGCTGTCGTGCTCCCAAGCGGAGAAGGGTCTAA
- the rpsM gene encoding 30S ribosomal protein S13 has translation MARISGVDLPKDKRIEVALTYIYGIGPAYAKRILIEANLSADIRVKNLTEDESYHLQTIINKSYKVEGDLRREVSTDIKRLIDIGSYRGLRHRRGLPVRGQRTQTNARTRKGPRKTIAGKKTADKK, from the coding sequence ATGGCACGCATTAGCGGTGTTGACTTGCCGAAAGACAAAAGAATTGAAGTGGCCTTAACCTATATTTATGGTATCGGCCCTGCGTATGCCAAGCGGATTTTGATTGAAGCCAATCTTTCAGCGGATATTCGTGTAAAAAATCTGACAGAAGATGAATCCTATCATCTGCAGACCATTATTAATAAAAGCTACAAGGTCGAAGGTGACCTGCGGCGTGAGGTCAGTACGGATATCAAACGACTGATTGACATTGGAAGTTATCGCGGGCTGCGTCATCGCCGGGGACTGCCTGTTCGGGGACAGCGTACACAGACCAATGCCAGAACACGTAAGGGTCCGCGCAAAACGATTGCCGGCAAAAAGACTGCCGATAAAAAATAG
- the rpmJ gene encoding 50S ribosomal protein L36 produces MKVRASVKPMCEKCKIIKRKGIVRIICTNPKHKQRQG; encoded by the coding sequence ATGAAAGTGAGAGCGTCGGTAAAACCTATGTGTGAAAAATGTAAAATAATCAAGCGGAAGGGAATTGTCCGGATTATTTGCACCAATCCCAAGCACAAGCAGCGTCAGGGATAG
- the infA gene encoding translation initiation factor IF-1 codes for MRPRRGGKRSDKKKKKNLVKEVKTTAKEDSIQLEGKVLEALPNAMFRVELENAHVVLAHISGKMRMHFIRILPGDRVTVELSPYDLQRGRITYRFK; via the coding sequence ATGAGGCCTCGCCGTGGCGGCAAGCGCAGTGATAAAAAAAAGAAAAAGAACTTGGTGAAAGAAGTCAAGACGACGGCAAAAGAGGATTCCATTCAGTTGGAAGGAAAAGTTTTGGAAGCGTTGCCCAATGCTATGTTTCGGGTGGAACTGGAAAACGCCCATGTTGTTTTAGCGCATATTTCCGGTAAAATGCGCATGCACTTTATAAGAATTTTACCGGGTGATCGAGTTACGGTTGAATTGTCGCCTTATGACCTTCAGCGGGGACGGATTACCTATCGATTTAAGTAA
- the map gene encoding type I methionyl aminopeptidase, which produces MIHLRSLQDVKKMRKSGRIVAEVLDGLRKLIKPGISTLALDQWAEKKIRDRGAIPSFKGYNGFPSTLCTSIDSQVVHGIPSDRRLQEGEIISVDVGAVMGGWHGDAARTYAVGDVDNETRRLMDTTQASLEIGLAQAKIGNRLSDIGHAIQKYVEAAGFSVVRDFVGHGIGKNLHEDPQIPNFGEPHQGVLLKHGMIMAIEPMVNAGKFPVKILDDHWTVVTRDGKRSAHFENTIAILDSGMEVLTV; this is translated from the coding sequence GTGATTCACCTTCGCAGTCTGCAGGATGTAAAAAAAATGCGCAAATCCGGCCGTATTGTTGCAGAAGTTCTAGACGGCTTGAGGAAATTGATTAAGCCCGGGATAAGTACACTGGCGCTGGATCAATGGGCGGAGAAGAAAATTCGTGATCGCGGCGCGATTCCGTCTTTTAAGGGTTACAACGGTTTTCCGAGTACATTGTGTACTTCGATTGATTCTCAGGTCGTGCATGGTATTCCGAGCGACCGTCGGCTTCAAGAAGGCGAGATTATCAGCGTGGATGTAGGCGCTGTGATGGGGGGGTGGCATGGTGATGCAGCCCGTACCTATGCGGTGGGTGATGTGGATAATGAAACCCGCCGGCTGATGGATACCACCCAAGCGTCGCTCGAGATCGGGCTTGCCCAGGCCAAGATTGGGAATCGCTTATCAGATATCGGGCATGCGATACAAAAGTATGTTGAGGCGGCAGGGTTTTCTGTTGTGCGTGATTTTGTAGGGCATGGCATCGGGAAGAACCTGCATGAAGATCCCCAGATCCCGAATTTTGGGGAACCGCACCAAGGTGTGCTCTTGAAACACGGGATGATTATGGCGATTGAACCGATGGTGAATGCCGGGAAATTTCCTGTCAAGATATTGGATGACCACTGGACAGTGGTTACCCGGGATGGAAAGCGATCAGCACATTTTGAAAATACGATCGCAATTTTAGACTCTGGGATGGAGGTTCTAACAGTATGA
- a CDS encoding adenylate kinase: MSEKKQMVFLGAPGAGKGTYAGPLSQEWGIPTISTGDILRANVKQGTDLGQEAKGYMDQGALVPDALVTKMVAGRLDEADAVQGFILDGFPRTIQQAEALDEILENKGSALSAVINIDVPRDVIIQRLTGRRGCPKCKANYNVNTNLKPKQAGICDQCSTELVQRADDNEETISKRLDVYNEQTAPLVDFYRRTGLLRSITAIGEIAEIVNMIRSAAEWNK, from the coding sequence ATGAGTGAAAAAAAGCAGATGGTTTTTTTAGGCGCACCGGGTGCAGGGAAGGGAACCTATGCCGGACCCTTGAGTCAGGAATGGGGTATTCCCACAATTTCGACCGGTGATATCCTGCGGGCCAATGTAAAGCAAGGGACTGACTTGGGACAAGAAGCCAAGGGATACATGGATCAAGGTGCTTTGGTGCCGGATGCATTGGTGACCAAAATGGTGGCGGGGCGTTTGGATGAAGCGGATGCTGTGCAGGGATTTATTTTGGATGGTTTTCCGCGCACAATTCAACAGGCGGAAGCGTTGGATGAAATTTTGGAGAATAAAGGCAGTGCCCTTTCTGCGGTCATTAATATCGATGTGCCGCGTGATGTGATTATTCAGCGTCTGACCGGACGCCGGGGATGTCCGAAGTGCAAGGCCAACTATAATGTGAATACGAATCTTAAACCCAAGCAGGCAGGCATCTGCGATCAGTGTAGTACGGAGCTGGTACAACGGGCGGATGATAACGAGGAAACGATTAGCAAGCGCTTGGATGTCTACAATGAACAGACTGCACCGTTGGTTGATTTTTACCGTCGCACAGGGTTATTACGGTCAATCACGGCGATCGGAGAGATTGCTGAGATTGTTAATATGATCCGTTCGGCGGCTGAGTGGAATAAATAA
- the secY gene encoding preprotein translocase subunit SecY, with translation MIGAFQNAISIPELKRRILFTLAMIFVYRIGSHVPTPGINATAMQTLIQSQAGGVLGFMDLFSGGALSQFSVFALGIMPYISTSIIIQLLTAVVPYLERLSKEGEQGRKKITQYTRYGTVLLCIIQSVGMTYMLNNVSPGGGADSIVLQWGLGFQITTVLTLTSGTIFIMWLGEQISERGIGNGMSIIIFAGIVARLPMEIGSMWALFQAGSINLIQVLIFLIVLSSLVGLTVIIQQSFRKIPVQYAQRVVGRKVYRGQSTQLPLKVDYSGVIAVIFASSVLITPTTLAKFFENPNSSGMSQSLIQMLVQHMSPGSLLYTLLYAFLIVFFCYFYTAITFNPTDVAENMKKYGGFIPGLRPGKSTAEYIDQTLSRITLGGSLAIVVIAILPDFLAKQMSIGWYFGGTTLLIVVGVALDTMKQIESHLLMRHYEGFMKQGKLKGRTSF, from the coding sequence ATGATAGGAGCTTTTCAGAACGCCATTTCCATTCCTGAGCTGAAAAGGCGAATTCTGTTTACGCTGGCCATGATTTTTGTATACCGTATTGGATCGCACGTTCCCACACCGGGAATTAATGCGACGGCCATGCAAACGCTTATCCAGAGTCAGGCTGGAGGCGTGCTGGGCTTTATGGATCTTTTTTCCGGGGGAGCGTTAAGCCAATTTTCGGTATTTGCACTGGGGATTATGCCTTATATCTCCACCTCAATTATTATACAATTGCTCACAGCGGTGGTGCCGTATTTGGAAAGGCTTTCTAAAGAGGGCGAGCAGGGCAGAAAAAAAATTACGCAATACACCCGCTATGGGACGGTATTGCTTTGTATTATTCAGTCGGTAGGGATGACCTATATGCTGAATAATGTTTCGCCGGGCGGCGGCGCAGATTCTATTGTGCTTCAGTGGGGATTAGGGTTTCAAATTACCACGGTGCTTACCCTGACATCGGGTACGATTTTTATTATGTGGCTCGGTGAGCAGATTTCCGAGCGGGGGATTGGCAATGGGATGTCGATTATCATCTTTGCCGGTATTGTTGCGCGGCTGCCGATGGAAATCGGTTCGATGTGGGCGCTTTTCCAGGCCGGTTCCATCAACCTTATCCAGGTACTCATTTTCCTGATTGTTCTATCATCCCTGGTAGGTTTGACGGTGATTATTCAGCAATCTTTTCGGAAAATACCGGTCCAGTATGCTCAGCGTGTCGTGGGTAGAAAAGTCTATCGCGGTCAGTCAACCCAACTGCCGTTAAAGGTGGATTATTCAGGGGTTATCGCGGTTATTTTTGCCAGTTCGGTATTGATTACACCGACAACGCTGGCCAAATTTTTTGAGAATCCCAACTCATCAGGTATGAGTCAGAGTCTCATTCAGATGTTGGTTCAGCATATGTCACCGGGAAGTCTTTTATATACATTATTATATGCGTTTTTAATTGTATTTTTCTGCTATTTTTATACGGCGATTACTTTCAATCCAACCGATGTGGCGGAAAACATGAAAAAATACGGGGGGTTTATCCCGGGACTGCGTCCGGGGAAATCAACGGCTGAATATATTGATCAGACGCTTTCACGCATTACTTTGGGCGGCTCACTGGCCATTGTTGTGATCGCGATTTTACCCGATTTTCTGGCCAAACAGATGTCGATTGGCTGGTATTTCGGTGGGACCACATTACTGATTGTGGTGGGTGTTGCACTGGATACCATGAAGCAGATTGAATCGCATCTTCTGATGCGGCATTACGAAGGCTTCATGAAGCAGGGGAAATTAAAAGGCAGAACCTCATTTTAG
- the rplO gene encoding 50S ribosomal protein L15, protein MKINSLAPAQGARRKKKRIGRGLGSGWGKTSGKGSNGQKARSGGTKGIGFEGGQMPITQKMPKRGFTNIFRTEYEIVNLKDLAKFDAGVQVDPASLVAKGMIKKKVKVKILGVGEAPKQMTIKAHKFSKSASDKLTAAGGKAEVL, encoded by the coding sequence ATGAAGATCAATAGTTTGGCTCCTGCGCAAGGCGCACGCCGAAAGAAAAAACGCATCGGCCGGGGTTTGGGATCCGGTTGGGGAAAAACCTCGGGCAAAGGCAGCAACGGCCAGAAGGCCCGTAGCGGCGGCACCAAAGGAATCGGTTTTGAAGGCGGGCAGATGCCCATTACACAAAAAATGCCCAAACGGGGTTTTACCAATATTTTCCGGACTGAGTATGAAATTGTGAACCTGAAGGACCTGGCTAAATTTGATGCCGGCGTTCAGGTTGATCCGGCGAGTTTGGTTGCCAAGGGCATGATTAAGAAAAAGGTCAAAGTGAAAATATTGGGAGTCGGTGAGGCACCCAAGCAGATGACAATTAAAGCGCATAAGTTTTCTAAGAGCGCAAGTGATAAACTAACCGCAGCAGGCGGTAAAGCAGAGGTGCTCTAA
- the rpmD gene encoding 50S ribosomal protein L30 has translation MSDQVKVTLERSINGTTQRQRQTVSALGLTKRGSSHVLPDRAEIRGMIRKVQHLVKVEEVKA, from the coding sequence ATGAGTGACCAAGTGAAAGTTACCTTAGAACGCAGTATCAACGGAACCACTCAGCGGCAGCGTCAAACCGTGAGCGCTCTGGGATTGACAAAGCGTGGCAGCTCTCATGTGCTTCCCGACCGGGCAGAGATCCGGGGAATGATCCGCAAGGTTCAGCATTTAGTTAAAGTCGAAGAAGTTAAGGCATAG
- the rpsE gene encoding 30S ribosomal protein S5 has protein sequence MDTNAMELKDRVVKINRVAKVVKGGRRFKFSSLVVVGDGKGLVGFGLGKANEVPASIAKAVEEAKKNMVKIPLRKNTITHAIVGRFGAARVMMKPASPGTGIIAGGAVRAVMDVAGVHDILTKIIGTNNPHNVLYATFAGFRDLLCEEEVLRLRGKLPGASLHAKEKEATSV, from the coding sequence ATTGATACCAATGCAATGGAATTGAAAGACCGTGTTGTCAAGATCAACCGTGTCGCTAAAGTTGTCAAGGGTGGCAGGCGCTTCAAGTTTTCTTCGCTGGTCGTTGTTGGCGACGGCAAGGGACTGGTGGGTTTTGGTCTGGGCAAGGCGAATGAAGTACCGGCATCCATCGCCAAGGCGGTGGAAGAAGCAAAAAAAAACATGGTCAAGATTCCCTTGCGCAAAAACACGATTACGCATGCCATTGTGGGGCGTTTTGGTGCCGCTCGGGTTATGATGAAACCGGCTTCGCCCGGTACCGGGATTATTGCCGGAGGCGCGGTTCGCGCCGTCATGGATGTGGCCGGAGTACACGATATTTTGACCAAAATTATCGGGACCAACAATCCGCACAATGTGCTCTATGCAACCTTCGCAGGCTTTAGGGATTTGCTGTGCGAGGAAGAAGTACTCCGACTCCGCGGCAAATTGCCGGGTGCGTCTTTACACGCTAAGGAGAAGGAGGCGACCTCGGTATGA